A single Chanos chanos chromosome 8, fChaCha1.1, whole genome shotgun sequence DNA region contains:
- the tdp2a gene encoding tyrosyl-DNA phosphodiesterase 2, giving the protein MDGKPDYSESHTEACLPARGDGDTRKSLESNIAQGNSPMKTGRQKKRRSRVRSKTTDAAPKTATSPSQIPLHQFTKPAEPLTIHDNSDKQTHGQSTSFKAVHDHSLQPIHDTSNFSTDPDGLIAEAKSTQTLAITLSACKQAYLAESAADLWIPDGQPVGATLKDLSGDPNQLTVLTWNIDGLDGDEFKERTLGLLYCLGKLRPDVILLQELIQPSLRILQHVMKDYEILTGADEGYFTGMLLRKSRVQLLQSNIVKYPTTEMGRNLLIANVIFSGIQLCVMTSHLESCKASSQERMNQLRRVWKRMREAPDDQTVIFGGDTNLRDKEVKKLGGVPDGIFDVWETLGEPEDCKYTWDTVNNDNKDVDFDARLRFDRVYMRSAKDGTRVTPEKMTLEGMKRLMCGLFISDHWGILCTFSVRSSEE; this is encoded by the exons ATGGATGGCAAACCAGACTATTCTGAAAG CCACACTGAGGCTTGCTTGCCAGCAAGAGGTGATGGAGATACCAGGAAATCTCTTGAGAGTAACATAGCTCAAGGGAATAGTCCAATGAAGACAGGAAggcaaaagaaaaggagaagcaGAGTGCGTTCAAAGACGACAGATGCAGCGCCCAAGACAGCTACTTCTCCATCCCAGATTCCCTTACACCAGTTCACAAAGCCTGCAGAACCCCTGACCATTCATGACAATTCAGACAAGCAGACTCATGGCCAGTCTACTAGTTTCAAAGCTGTTCATGATCACTCTCTGCAGCCCATCCATGATACGTCCAACT TCAGCACAGACCCCGACGGTCTCATTGCAGAGGCCAAATCCACTCAGACACTGGCGATCACCCTGTCAGCATGTAAACAGGCTTACCTAGCCGAGTCAGCTGCGGACCTGTGGATTCCCGATGGTCAACCAGTTGGGGCTACTCTTAAGGATCTGAGTGGAGACCCAAATCAACTCACTGTGCTCACCTGGAATATTGATGGCCTTGATGGAGATGAATTTAAAGAACGTACACTAGGCCTGCTCTACTGCTTGGGAAA ACTTCGCCCAGACGTGATTCTTTTGCAAGAACTCATTCAACCCTCTCTGAGAATTTTACAGCATGTCATGAAAGACTACGAGATTTTGACAG GAGCTGATGAGGGCTACTTCACTGGAATGTTGTTAAGAAAGTCCAGAGTGCAGTTACTCCAAAGCAACATAGTCAAATACCCTACCACCGAGATGGGGAGGAACCTGCTCATTGCAAAT GTGATTTTCTCAGGTATCCAGCTGTGTGTGATGACCTCTCACTTGGAGAGCTGCAAGGCCAGCTCACAGGAGCGTATGAACCAGCTCCGTAGGGTCTGGAAGCGGATGAGAGAGGCGCCGGATGACCAGACTGTCATCTTTGGAGGTGACACTAACCTGAGGGACAAGGAG GTAAAGAAACTGGGTGGTGTGCCGGACGGTATCTTTGACGTTTGGGAGACGCTTGGGGAACCTGAGGACTGCAAGTACACCTGGGATACTGTTAACAATGATAACAAAGACGTTGACTTTGACGCTCGTTTGCGCTTTGACCGCGTTTACATGCGGTCAGCTAAAGACGGCACTCGGGTCACCCCGGAGAAAATGACCCTGGAGGGCATGAAGAGGCTGATGTGTGGACTTTTTATCAGTGATCACTGGGGGATTCTCTGTACGTTTTCAGTCAGGTCCTCAGAGGAGTAA
- the kiaa0319 gene encoding dyslexia-associated protein KIAA0319, with the protein MGNAIISSQGGYWRIHKLPSASSPSVSKDNPSRLSVLCVLCTYALFPEVALAGQCWQAATYPETIISPDLKTSSILRVPEVVSLAQCAGACCDLLGCDLAWFSERRCYVLSCHRKENCQPKKRPGRDSLIAFVQRGPPQTMVLQSLVRGEPYPNHWRSLPKHRGLEDPLKDLALLNSLQDFDNPDMEYAESYRAGGDEFIKGKDDSKAEPEESFRLPDWTRAQSKEEFNLSKTEGDQEKFSILKPFESIHLQVSPSSGLTEESRASPSTPDPSIRPSSTVPVTLLIDEHPQNVSATSTEPTTLLQTVAVESAELHRPSTFPSSLPHLRATPPTTSVQPARALSVSIGNPVDVTLPEDTVELSAKVSPEPQAEDTYTFEWNLISSSNNHQMVMEGKHNKSVTVSALSAGTYVLKVSVRGEQAYGENTVNITVHPATSENRPPKAIALPETQDASPPASSVVINGSQSAADTGIVNYLWEQVEGPSWEDGVSVDTPVLYLHSLLPGNYTFKLTVTDSDGQTDATTAQVRITEPTDDPPVADAGPDQVITLPLNHLTLHGNQSTDDHSINSYMWSLHPSSQTKEVTMQGVRTAFLQLSGLQEGVYVFQLTVTDSSIQQDSCTVTVTVLPENRPPVAVVGPDRQLVLPDSSITLNGTGSTDDQAITSFRWDIISGPPGAKIKDANKPVATVTGLRVGSHKFRLTVQDQQGAEASALLTVTVKEAKSLPLVAHASGSHTLTLPNNSLVLRGSVSNSASNNVSFLWVRDEQSPAAGDILYGSDHQASLYLANLVEGTYLFQLRVTDTKGRSSVATATVEVRPDPREREEVELELQVGVAQVSHQQKDTVVRQLAALLHVLETDIALKGLHGQSDISTVWRFSVQGPDGIIPGPKLARLLRNQLLTGKSDFLLFKVLRVNTVMCMLLCSGHGQCDPITRSCSCDPLWMENPVRKFLADGESNCDWSVLYVTVTCFVLIVLVLSVGWACICCWKRGRRTKVRKKTKYTILDNMDEQEKMELRPKYNIKHRSTEHNSSLMMSESEFDSEQDIVYSYERTDRARNRANGAAKSRDAFSLRPVDG; encoded by the exons ATGGGAAATGCTATCATCTCATCGCAAGGAGGATACTGGCGCATCCATAAGCTTCCATCAGCCTCGTCGCCGTCCGTCTCTAAAGATAAC CCCTCAAG GTTATCTGTACTCTGTGTCCTTTGCACCTATGCTCTCTTTCCTGAAGTTGCACTGGCTGGGCAGTGCTGGCAAGCAGCTACCTACCCAGAGACCATCATTTCCCCAGACCTGAAGACCAGCAGTATCCTGCGGGTACCAGAGGTGGTGTCTCTGGCCCAGTGTGCAGGAGCGTGCTGTGACCTCCTGGGTTGTGACTTGGCCTGGTTTTCTGAGCGCCGTTGCTATGTGCTCAGCTGCCATCGAAAAGAGAATTGCCAGCCCAAGAAAAGACCAGGCAGGGACTCCCTCATAGCCTTTGTGCAGCGTGGCCCGCCGCAAACCATGGTGCTGCAGTCACTTGTCCGGGGAGAGCCCTATCCCAACCACTGGCGGTCACTTCCCAAACACAGAGGGCTGGAGGACCCCCTGAAGGATCTGGCCCTGTTGAACAGTCTTCAGGATTTTGACAACCCTGACATGGAATATGCTGAAAGCTACAGGGCAGGGGGCGATGAATTTATCAAAGGGAAAGATGACTCAAAGGCAGAACCAGAGGAGAGCTTCAGGCTCCCTGATTGGACGAGAGCTCAGAGTAAAGAGGAATTTAACCTATCAAAAACGGAGGGAGACCAGGAGAAATTCTCTATCCTGAAGCCTTTTGAGAGCATCCATCTCCAGGTCAGTCCCTCTTCAGGATTGACGGAGGAAAGCAGAGCATCTCCCAGTACACCAGACCCCTCTATCAGGCCCTCATCAACTGTTCCAGTTACCCTGCTGATT GATGAACATCCACAGAACGTCTCAGCTACAAGCACAGAGCCGACAACTCTCCTACAGACAGTTGCTGTTGAGTCAGCTGAACTACACAGACCCAGCACATTTCCCTCCTCTCTACCCCATCTAAGAGCCACTCCGCCAACCACCTCTGTTCAGCCAG CAAGAGCCTTGAGCGTGTCCATTGGAAACCCTGTAGATGTAACCCTACCAGAAGACACTGTGGAGCTTTCTGCTAAAGTGAGCCCTGAGCCTCAGGCAG aAGATACGTACACATTTGAATGGAATTTAATCAGCTCGTCAAATAACCACCAGATGGTGATGGAGGGCAAGCACAACAAGTCTGTCACAGTGTCAGCG CTGTCTGCAGGCACGTATGTGCTAAAAGTGAGCGTCAGGGGGGAGCAAGCATATGGTGAgaacactgtaaacatcacagTGCACCCTG CAACGAGTGAGAACAGGCCTCCAAAAGCCATCGCCCTCCCTGAGACCCAGGATGCGTCTCCCCCTGCCAGCTCCGTCGTCATTAACGGCAgcc AAAGCGCGGCAGATACTGGGATTGTGAACTACCTGTGGGAACAGGTCGAGGGTCCGTCATGGGAGGATGGGGTGTCTGTGGACACACCAGTACTCTATCTCCACAGTCTGCTTCCTGGCAACTACACCTTCAA GCTGACGGTGACTGATTCTGATGGGCAGACTGATGCTACCACAGCACAGGTTAGAATCACCGAACCAACTGATGATCCTCCAGTGGCCGATGCAGGCCCTGACCAAGTCATCACCCTACCCCTCAATCACCTCACTCTACATGGCAATCAGAGTACTGATGATCACTCCATCAACAGCTATATGTGGAGCCTCCATCCAAGCAGCCAAACTAAAGAAGTGACCATGCAG GGTGTGAGAACAGCATTCCTGCAGCTTTCTGGTCTCCAGGAAGGTGTGTATGTCTTTCAACTGACTGTCACTGACTCCAGCATCCAACAGGACTCATGCacagttactgttactgttcTGCCAg AGAACAGACCTCCCGTGGCAGTGGTTGGGCCAGACAGGCAGCTTGTTCTCCCTGACAGCAGTATCACACTGAATGGCACTGGCAGCACTGATGATCAAGCCATCACCAGTTTCCGCTGGGACATCATTAG TGGACCTCCTGGTGCAAAAATCAAGGATGCCAATAAGCCAGTAGCTACAGTAACAGGTCTCAGAGTGGGAAGTCACAAATTCAGGCTTACTGTGCAAGACCAGCAAGGGGCAGAGGCCAGTGCACTACTGACCGTAACAGTGAAAGAGG CCAAAAGTCTACCTCTTGTAGCTCATGCCAGTGGTAGTCACACGCTGACGCTGCCTAACAATTCACTGGTGTTGAGGGGTTCAGTTTCCAACAGCGCTTCCAACAACGTGTCCTTCCTGTGGGTCAGAGACGAGCAGAGTCCTGCCGCAGGG GATATCCTCTATGGCTCAGACCACCAGGCCTCCCTCTACCTAGCTAACCTGGTGGAGGGCACCTACTTGTTCCAGCTACGGGTGACTGACACCAAGGGGCGATCAAGTGTTGCAACGGCCACTGTGGAAGTGCGTCCTG ACCCGcgcgagagagaggaggtggagcttGAACTGCAAGTGGGAGTGGCTCAGGTTAGTCATCAGCAGAAGGACACGGTGGTGAGACAGCTGGCAGCTCTGCTGCATGTACTGGAAACGGATATTGCCCTGAAAGGCCTGCATGGGCAATCTGATATCAG caCAGTGTGGAGGTTCTCTGTGCAGGGTCCAGATGGTATAATCCCCGGCCCCAAACTGGCTCGTTTGCTTAGGAACCAGCTCCTGACAGGGAAAAGTGATTTCCTGCTTTTTAAAGTGCTCAGagtaaacacagtca TGTGCATGCTACTTTGCTCTGGACACGGCCAGTGTGACCCCATCACCAGGAGCTGTTCCTGTGACCCTTTGTGGATGGAGAACCCAGTCCGGAAGTTTCTCGCTGATGGCGAGAGCAATTGTG ACTGGAGTGTGCTGTATGTGACAGTGACATGTTTCGTGCTCATTGTCCTTGTCCTGTCAGTGGGCTGGGCATGTATCTGTTGCTGGAAAAG AGGGAGACGCACAAAAGTGAGGAAGAAAACCAAGTACACTATACTTGACAACATGGATGAACAGGAGAAGATGGAGCTGCGGCCAAAATACA acatcaaacacaggagcacagagCACAACTCCAGTCTAATGATGTCTGAGTCAGAGTTTGACAGTGAGCAAGACATTGTCTACAGCtatgagaggacagacagggcCAGAAATCGTGCCAACGGTGCAGCCAAAAGCAGAGATGCATTCAGCCTAAGACCTGTGGATGGGTGA
- the aldh5a1 gene encoding succinate-semialdehyde dehydrogenase, mitochondrial, with protein MVLASYAMGSYCFIRSRYLLRQVPSGLSVTLNRQYSLEISPGLLRTESFIDGRWVSAPSTFQVLDPATGNELAKVSDCGPHEAKEAVNAAYKAFQTWKCQTAKERSNLLRKWYDLLTQHKEDLAKLITAEGGKPMKESLGEIAYSASFLEWFSEEARRVYGDIVATPHKDRKVLLLKQPLGVASIITPWNFPSAMITRKVGAALAAGCTVVVKPAEDTPLSALALAELAAQAGIPPGVFNVVPCSREKTPAVGEVLCTDPLVQKVSFTGSTATGKILLKHAAGTVKRVSMELGGHAPFIVFDSADVDRAVAGAMGSKFRNSGQTCVCSNRFLVQSGIHDTFVEKLGKAMDAELRLGHGSEPTTTQGPLINAQAAEKVQRQIEDAVSQGAVLVKGGKRVGNSFMQPTLLVNVSTDMLCTREETFGPLVPVIKFNTEKEALAIANASRVGLAGYFYSQDISQIWRVAEQLEVGMVGVNEGLLSTPEAPFGGVKESGLGREGSKYGIEEYLDVKYMCLGGLSL; from the exons ATGGTGCTGGCCTCTTATGCAATGGGTAGCTATTGCTTTATAAGAAGTCGTTATCTTCTTCGACAGGTCCCCTCCGgcctgtctgtcacactgaaCCGTCAGTACAGCCTCGAGATTTCTCCGGGGCTCCTCCGGACGGAGAGCTTCATTGATGGTCGTTGGGTATCTGCTCCTTCGACGTTCCAAGTGTTAGATCCTGCAACTGGTAATGAGCTAGCGAAGGTGTCTGACTGCGGTCCACACGAAGCTAAAGAAGCTGTCAATGCCGCGTACAAGGCATTTCAAACATGGAAGTGTCAAACAGCAAAG GAGCGGAGTAACCTTCTGCGGAAATGGTATGACTTGCTAACACAGCACAAAGAGGACCTTGCCAAGCTCATTACAGCAGAGGGT GGGAAACCCATGAAAGAATCCCTGGGTGAGATAGCTTACTCTGCCTCTTTCCTGGAGTGGTTCTCTGAGGAAGCTCGTCGTGTCTATGGAGACATTGTTGCTACACCACATAAGGATCGGAAGGTCCTTCTACTTAAACAGCCACTAGGCGTGGCTTCAATCATCACTCCA TGGAACTTCCCCAGTGCCATGATAACAAGAAAAGTGGGTGCCGCCCTGGCTGCTGGCTGCACTGTCGTGGTGAAACCAGCTGAGGACACGCCTCTGTCCGCCTTGGCGCTTGCGGAG CTGGCCGCGCAGGCTGGGATCCCACCAGGTGTGTTTAACGTGGTGCCCTGCTCCAGAGAGAAGACCCCTGCCGTGGGAGAGGTGCTCTGCACCGACCCTCTAGTTCAAAAGGTCTCATTCACTGGCTCCACTGCCACAGGCAAG ATTCTTCTGAAGCATGCTGCAGGGACTGTGAAGAGAGTGTCCATGGAGCTTGGAGGACACGCTCCCTTTATTGTCTTCGACAGCGCGGATGTGGATAGGGCTGTGGCCGGAGCCATGGGCTCTAAATTCAGGAACTCGGGTCAG ACTTGTGTCTGCTCCAACCGCTTTTTGGTACAAAGCGGCATCCATGACACATTTGTTGAGAAACTGGGGAAGGCCATGGATGCGGAACTGCGTCTAGGCCATGGGTCTGAACCTACCACTACACAGGGTCCACTGATAAATGCCCAAGCTGCTGAGAAG GTTCAGAGGCAGATTGAAGATGCTGTGAGTCAAGGAGCTGTGTTGGTGAAAGGTGGAAAGCGTGTGGGAAATTCCTTCATGCAGCCCACCCTGCTGGTCAATGTCTCCACCGATATGCTCTGTACCAGGGAGGAGACCTTCGGGCCCCTGGTCCCTGTGATCAA GTTTAACACAGAAAAGGAGGCACTGGCCATTGCCAATGCATCCAGGGTTGGCTTAGCAG GCTATTTCTACTCTCAGGACATTAGTCAGATTTGGAGAGTGGCTGAGCAGCTGGAAGTTGGCATGGTGGGGGTGAATGAGGGTCTTTTATCCACCCCCGAAGCACCGTTTGGAGGGGTCAAAGAATCAGGTCTAGGTAGGGAAGGATCAAAGTATGGGATTGAGGAGTACTTAGATGTTAAATACATGTGTTTGGGTGGATTAAGCCTGTGA